In a genomic window of Litoribacterium kuwaitense:
- a CDS encoding alpha/beta fold hydrolase, whose product MAKDALILLPGTLCDERLWAHQTESLADIANVTIGDVTKDDSVKEMAQTILKQAPEHFALAGLSLGGIVAMEVVHQAPERVTKLALLNANPYGPKPEQKQAWDQWLRMVEEGRFSEITENHLLPQLIHPERQSNPQLTSTIMDMAEQIGPEAYVRQLRAVATRTDARERLRQIKCPTLLLVGRDDPVCPVQLHEEMAELIPHSTLEVIEHCGHLSTMECPEAVTSALQNWLRSANEA is encoded by the coding sequence ATGGCAAAAGACGCTTTAATCTTACTTCCGGGAACGTTATGTGACGAGCGGCTTTGGGCGCACCAGACCGAATCACTAGCGGATATCGCCAATGTCACCATCGGCGATGTAACGAAAGATGATTCCGTTAAAGAGATGGCACAAACGATTCTAAAGCAGGCACCGGAACACTTTGCACTCGCCGGGCTGTCCCTAGGCGGAATTGTCGCTATGGAAGTCGTTCATCAAGCGCCAGAACGAGTGACGAAGCTCGCGCTGCTCAATGCCAACCCGTATGGACCAAAGCCCGAACAAAAGCAGGCTTGGGATCAATGGTTACGGATGGTGGAAGAAGGGCGATTTAGTGAAATCACTGAAAACCACCTTCTCCCACAATTAATCCACCCTGAGCGCCAAAGCAATCCACAATTGACGTCAACCATTATGGATATGGCTGAACAGATCGGTCCTGAAGCGTATGTCCGACAACTACGTGCTGTTGCCACTCGCACAGATGCACGAGAACGCTTGCGACAAATCAAGTGCCCGACCCTTCTTCTCGTCGGGCGCGATGATCCGGTGTGCCCAGTACAACTTCACGAGGAGATGGCAGAGCTCATACCGCATTCGACCCTTGAAGTAATTGAACATTGCGGTCATTTAAGCACGATGGAATGCCCTGAGGCTGTGACATCAGCGTTGCAAAATTGGTTGCGTTCAGCAAATGAAGCTTAG
- a CDS encoding (deoxy)nucleoside triphosphate pyrophosphohydrolase — protein sequence MKEMHVVGAVIVREEDDAVLCAQRSEKMSMPLLWEFPGGKVEAGETFETALTREIQEELGCYIAVGEKIAMSTIEKEASRITLHTFACRLVSGQPQAYEHKEVRWVKRQELNKLEWPELDLETVGWLIKRKSRS from the coding sequence ATGAAAGAAATGCATGTCGTTGGTGCTGTTATTGTACGAGAAGAAGATGACGCAGTATTGTGCGCTCAGCGTTCTGAAAAAATGAGCATGCCTCTTCTCTGGGAATTTCCTGGTGGCAAGGTGGAGGCTGGGGAAACGTTTGAAACGGCTCTCACCCGTGAGATTCAAGAGGAGTTAGGGTGCTATATTGCTGTAGGAGAAAAAATTGCAATGTCCACGATCGAAAAAGAAGCATCGCGAATTACATTACATACATTTGCTTGCCGACTCGTCTCAGGCCAGCCACAAGCTTACGAGCATAAGGAAGTTCGGTGGGTCAAACGCCAGGAGCTTAACAAACTAGAATGGCCAGAATTGGATTTGGAAACAGTGGGTTGGCTCATAAAACGTAAATCCCGCTCTTGA
- a CDS encoding YdhK family protein — translation MKKQLLALGLVTVFGLAGCANGSTDEPAPETNEEATTNEEEVQSDQGTNEGTTTGDSAEDTDHSSMNHSSSGDVPDDLQEADSPTFPVGSQAVIEASHMEGMNGAEATISGAFNTTVYTVTYTPTDGGEPVKNHKWVIHEEIKNAQDEPYEAGDEVTLTAKHMEGMEGATATIDSAQQTTVYMVDYTSTTSGEEVTNHKWVTEDELSAK, via the coding sequence ATGAAAAAACAACTATTAGCGTTAGGATTGGTGACAGTGTTCGGTTTGGCTGGATGTGCTAACGGCTCAACAGATGAGCCCGCTCCGGAAACGAATGAAGAGGCTACGACGAATGAAGAAGAAGTACAGTCTGACCAAGGAACAAATGAAGGTACGACAACAGGTGACTCCGCTGAAGATACTGATCATTCTAGTATGAATCATTCCAGCTCAGGAGACGTTCCAGATGACCTCCAGGAAGCAGACAGCCCGACTTTTCCTGTAGGAAGCCAGGCTGTCATTGAAGCTAGCCATATGGAAGGTATGAACGGAGCCGAAGCGACCATTTCTGGCGCATTTAATACGACGGTCTATACAGTCACCTATACACCGACAGATGGCGGAGAACCTGTCAAAAATCATAAATGGGTCATTCACGAAGAAATCAAAAACGCTCAAGATGAGCCTTATGAAGCTGGTGATGAAGTTACACTGACCGCAAAACACATGGAAGGCATGGAAGGTGCAACAGCCACCATCGATTCAGCCCAACAAACGACCGTGTACATGGTCGACTACACATCAACAACGAGTGGAGAAGAAGTCACCAACCATAAATGGGTCACCGAAGATGAGCTGTCCGCGAAATAA
- a CDS encoding sigma-70 family RNA polymerase sigma factor: MGDVYTAKESMEKVSEKMKNKKQEERFLSLIHEHHHRLYRIAFSYVKNKEDALDIIQESVYKGYKSYHKVKQPEYEKTWITKIVMNSAIDFIKKNKRVVPLEETVLENVASPTRDIVEDKLTVEEALDQLSEKQRAVVILRFFEDMKLAEIAEVLDAPVSTIKSLLYRALKQIEVDMKEADTYE; this comes from the coding sequence ATGGGTGACGTGTACACAGCGAAGGAATCCATGGAGAAAGTAAGTGAAAAGATGAAGAATAAAAAACAAGAAGAGCGGTTCCTCTCTTTAATTCATGAGCATCATCACCGGCTATATCGTATTGCGTTCAGCTATGTGAAAAATAAAGAGGATGCGTTAGATATTATTCAAGAATCTGTCTATAAAGGGTACAAATCCTACCATAAAGTGAAACAGCCCGAATACGAAAAAACGTGGATAACGAAAATCGTAATGAATTCAGCGATTGATTTTATTAAGAAAAATAAAAGGGTTGTACCTTTAGAAGAGACTGTTTTAGAGAATGTCGCCAGTCCGACAAGAGATATTGTAGAAGATAAACTGACGGTTGAGGAGGCGCTTGATCAGCTCAGTGAAAAGCAACGGGCTGTCGTTATTCTACGGTTTTTTGAGGATATGAAGCTGGCTGAAATCGCCGAGGTGCTTGATGCACCTGTCAGCACAATTAAGTCGCTCCTTTATCGAGCTCTTAAGCAAATTGAAGTTGACATGAAGGAGGCTGACACCTATGAATGA
- a CDS encoding HpcH/HpaI aldolase family protein: MKNAVKEKLATGKQVLGCFIGIYAPNIVEIIGYAGYDFIVIDDEHGAFSHSELEQMIRAADSVGLVPLVRVSYDPSSIQKALDRGAKGVQVPMVNTKADAIQAVQRAKFPPKGTRGAAYSHRAARFGKDSGAAFLNASDDHIMIIPHIETLEAAENFESIMSVEGIDMAFIGTTDLSVNMGYKEAGPMHPDVQKVVSDLYAKAAKKDMPIGTVAANAEGAKRAFAQGASYVSVVALSVILQSLEDLRHACQYEEKRP; the protein is encoded by the coding sequence ATGAAGAATGCAGTGAAAGAAAAGCTTGCGACAGGAAAGCAGGTGCTTGGTTGCTTTATCGGCATCTACGCACCAAATATCGTCGAGATCATCGGGTATGCAGGTTACGATTTTATTGTCATCGACGATGAGCACGGCGCGTTCAGCCATTCTGAATTAGAGCAAATGATTCGTGCCGCCGATTCGGTCGGTCTTGTTCCGCTTGTCCGCGTCTCTTACGACCCTTCTAGCATCCAAAAAGCGTTAGATCGCGGCGCAAAAGGGGTACAAGTACCGATGGTCAATACGAAAGCAGATGCGATTCAGGCTGTCCAAAGGGCAAAATTTCCCCCTAAAGGAACGAGAGGAGCAGCCTATTCACATCGAGCAGCGCGATTTGGCAAAGATAGCGGAGCGGCATTTTTAAATGCCTCAGATGATCATATTATGATCATTCCGCACATAGAGACATTGGAAGCGGCTGAAAACTTTGAAAGCATTATGAGTGTGGAAGGGATTGACATGGCGTTTATCGGAACGACGGATTTATCGGTGAATATGGGCTACAAGGAAGCTGGTCCAATGCATCCCGACGTGCAAAAGGTCGTCAGCGACTTATATGCGAAGGCAGCCAAGAAAGATATGCCGATCGGTACCGTGGCCGCTAATGCTGAGGGAGCAAAGCGAGCGTTTGCGCAAGGTGCATCTTACGTCAGTGTTGTCGCTTTGTCTGTCATCCTGCAGTCTTTGGAGGACTTGCGCCATGCTTGCCAATACGAGGAAAAACGGCCGTAA
- a CDS encoding helix-turn-helix domain-containing protein, with the protein MNIGEKLKNLRLAKGLTLNELGKKAFVSQPYLSDIERGRTMPSLDKLRLICDALDVSLSEFFGEKTTLPPDILRLLESLKQLTEEERMHLNGFIESMLSRGK; encoded by the coding sequence ATGAATATTGGTGAAAAATTGAAGAATCTTCGCTTAGCTAAAGGTTTAACATTAAATGAATTAGGCAAAAAAGCATTTGTATCTCAACCCTATTTAAGCGATATTGAGCGAGGCCGAACGATGCCATCCTTGGACAAATTACGATTAATCTGCGACGCCCTCGACGTATCTCTCAGTGAATTTTTCGGGGAAAAAACAACGCTTCCGCCAGACATTTTGCGTCTCTTGGAGAGCCTAAAGCAATTAACCGAAGAAGAACGAATGCATTTAAATGGCTTTATTGAATCGATGTTAAGCAGGGGGAAGTAA
- a CDS encoding DUF4179 domain-containing protein, whose protein sequence is MSPALASQLKGIPVIGQLVDILQFTDGEAEGGSITDGSDVSSISRLEENGFEKIVIGFTQNDELQADAGAFMVSYAENPYTMQFEIGGARGFSAQEQFAAIKESPYVKDVYPLMTLDDSLIRFIIEFTRPVDYEVMEMKDPASIVLYVKEGEQAVETTTYSLRTQSYPYGEAIGHLEERLMDADPSRMLKDAEGMYFIEVQQFDTEEEAVQKRNELAVQMDDVTLFVEERRGVEAPVNDPAQTEKTNEGDAGQSEAELEAPAFFQSPLKKTARRMMAISSS, encoded by the coding sequence GTGTCTCCGGCGCTTGCCAGTCAATTAAAAGGCATTCCAGTCATAGGTCAGCTCGTCGACATCTTGCAGTTTACGGATGGAGAAGCTGAAGGGGGGAGCATTACGGATGGCTCTGATGTGAGCTCTATAAGCCGGCTTGAAGAAAACGGCTTTGAGAAGATCGTCATTGGCTTTACGCAAAACGATGAACTACAAGCCGATGCTGGAGCATTTATGGTCAGCTACGCGGAGAATCCGTATACGATGCAATTTGAGATTGGCGGGGCACGAGGGTTTTCTGCCCAAGAGCAATTTGCTGCAATCAAGGAGAGTCCGTATGTGAAAGATGTTTATCCATTAATGACGCTGGATGATTCACTCATTCGATTTATCATTGAGTTTACTCGTCCAGTCGACTATGAAGTCATGGAAATGAAAGACCCTGCTAGCATCGTTCTTTATGTCAAGGAAGGTGAGCAGGCGGTGGAAACAACGACATATTCGTTGCGGACACAGTCTTATCCCTATGGAGAAGCAATAGGCCATCTTGAAGAAAGACTTATGGATGCTGATCCGTCGAGAATGCTAAAGGATGCTGAAGGAATGTATTTTATCGAAGTACAGCAGTTTGATACGGAAGAAGAAGCCGTGCAGAAACGAAATGAGCTGGCAGTGCAGATGGATGATGTCACATTATTCGTTGAGGAGCGGCGTGGGGTAGAAGCGCCCGTAAACGATCCAGCCCAGACTGAAAAAACGAATGAGGGAGACGCTGGACAGTCAGAAGCTGAATTAGAGGCACCGGCATTTTTCCAGTCTCCATTGAAGAAAACGGCGAGACGTATGATGGCAATATCGAGCTCTTAG
- a CDS encoding DUF421 domain-containing protein, which translates to MLRSIASFAFLLMGARILGKQTVSQMSIFDFIATISMGSIAANLAFNTDTEVHHMMIALGVFIAVTFLSAFISLKSRRGRKLFAGDPTVVIENGKILEKNMRKMRYTLDYLNQQLREKDVFAIEEVLFALVETNGTLTVLKKPHFRTVTRQDLNVPVNREQRLPIELIMDGDVIEKNLTENHLSQTWLQEELKKRQLKRSEVAYAVLAANGLVYVDTYKDHIKSPVDEE; encoded by the coding sequence ATGTTGCGTTCCATTGCGTCTTTTGCTTTTCTTCTAATGGGTGCACGCATTTTAGGAAAGCAAACCGTTTCACAAATGTCGATCTTTGATTTTATTGCCACCATCTCGATGGGCTCTATTGCGGCCAATTTAGCATTTAATACAGATACTGAAGTGCATCATATGATGATTGCTTTAGGGGTCTTTATTGCTGTGACATTCTTATCCGCGTTTATCTCTTTAAAAAGTCGCAGAGGGAGAAAGCTATTTGCTGGTGACCCAACGGTCGTGATTGAAAACGGAAAGATTTTAGAAAAAAACATGCGCAAAATGCGCTATACATTAGACTACTTAAATCAACAGTTGCGGGAAAAAGATGTCTTTGCAATCGAGGAAGTGCTCTTTGCACTTGTTGAAACGAATGGCACATTAACCGTGTTAAAAAAGCCGCATTTCCGAACTGTGACAAGGCAGGACTTAAATGTGCCCGTGAATCGTGAACAACGATTGCCAATAGAGCTCATCATGGATGGAGATGTCATTGAGAAAAATTTAACAGAAAATCATCTATCACAAACATGGCTGCAGGAGGAATTGAAAAAACGACAGCTCAAAAGGTCGGAGGTCGCCTATGCCGTACTGGCGGCGAATGGGCTTGTCTATGTAGATACATATAAGGATCATATCAAATCGCCAGTGGATGAAGAATAA
- a CDS encoding DUF3955 domain-containing protein produces the protein MKRKYLYASIPVIMGAICMVSYNIIGSRVEPDGTLVEPFFLIPLGYLFSFVGIATLIIFALTSFLKNGNHQ, from the coding sequence ATGAAAAGAAAGTATTTGTATGCTTCTATACCAGTTATTATGGGGGCCATTTGTATGGTTAGTTACAACATCATTGGTTCAAGAGTGGAACCAGATGGCACTCTAGTAGAGCCATTTTTTCTCATTCCATTAGGTTATCTTTTTAGCTTTGTTGGAATTGCCACATTAATAATCTTCGCGCTTACCTCTTTTCTTAAAAATGGAAATCACCAATAA
- a CDS encoding putative holin-like toxin yields the protein MDWHSFFRKGVLPITTYEALTLMLAFGTLVFLISTRNK from the coding sequence GTGGATTGGCACTCCTTTTTTAGAAAGGGGGTGCTGCCGATAACGACATATGAAGCTTTGACTTTAATGTTGGCATTCGGAACGCTTGTTTTCTTGATCTCTACAAGAAATAAGTAA
- a CDS encoding cupin domain-containing protein: MQTQQPKVKKVVTNEEMENNWIVRFDELKGKAIPLMFIDSILPGHQRLNYALIGDTASENDKYSPEITEPHGFQIGMVKAPPGNGPAYHTHDYIEAFLPLTGKWRFYWGNSADEIEGETIIEQWDMISLPPGLWRGFENVSDEDAWAFAVLEQHEVFEGKDPYWAPEVIRKAAEHGFHANDTGKMIKPENFEELEKQMAEKLRAGEK, from the coding sequence ATGCAAACTCAACAACCAAAAGTTAAAAAAGTCGTTACAAATGAAGAAATGGAAAATAACTGGATTGTTCGTTTTGACGAACTGAAAGGCAAAGCGATTCCGCTCATGTTTATTGACAGCATTTTACCGGGGCATCAGCGCTTAAACTATGCCCTCATTGGTGATACAGCCAGTGAAAACGATAAATACTCACCGGAAATTACCGAGCCGCACGGCTTTCAGATTGGGATGGTGAAAGCACCCCCAGGAAACGGTCCAGCGTACCATACACACGATTATATCGAAGCGTTTCTCCCACTGACGGGAAAATGGCGCTTTTATTGGGGGAACAGTGCAGACGAAATCGAAGGTGAAACGATCATTGAACAATGGGATATGATTTCTTTACCACCTGGCTTATGGCGAGGCTTTGAAAATGTGAGCGATGAGGATGCGTGGGCGTTTGCTGTCCTTGAGCAGCATGAAGTGTTCGAAGGAAAGGACCCATACTGGGCGCCTGAAGTCATTCGGAAAGCGGCGGAACATGGCTTCCATGCGAATGACACAGGAAAAATGATCAAGCCCGAGAATTTCGAAGAATTAGAAAAGCAAATGGCAGAAAAGCTGCGAGCTGGCGAAAAATAA
- a CDS encoding MFS transporter, with protein MKQTHLDKYASYVHSQAEQQKLYKRSLKIVLLSQILGGAGLAAGIAVGALLAKEMLGTESFAGLPSALFTLGSALAAFLIGRFSQRLGRRYGLSFGFMTGGVGAIGVIIAANIDNVALLFISLFIYGSGTATNLIARYAGTDLANEKQRATAISIAMVATTFGAVAGPNLVTPMGHVAEAIGFHPLSGPFILAAVAYLSAGLTILLLMRPDPLLVAQAIARHQAKLAKESTASEVTGVEHRINRIGVFAGASLLILSQVVMVAIMTMTPVHMENHGSGLTAIGLVIGLHVAAMYLPSLGTGMLVDRIGRNVMGVASAFTLAASGLLAAFAPGDSLVWLTIALMLLGLGWNFGLISGTAIIIDSTNIHTRAKMQGSIDVGVALGGSFGSIVSGIVVAQSSYAILGFIGTYVALMLIPIIYWTRMKEKRQQNRSFSA; from the coding sequence ATGAAACAAACACATTTAGATAAATACGCATCATATGTTCATTCACAAGCTGAACAGCAAAAGTTGTATAAGCGTTCGTTAAAAATCGTTTTGTTATCGCAGATTTTAGGTGGTGCTGGGCTTGCAGCGGGAATTGCCGTTGGTGCTCTTCTAGCTAAGGAAATGTTAGGGACAGAAAGCTTTGCTGGCTTACCATCAGCTTTATTCACTCTCGGCTCCGCATTGGCTGCTTTTCTCATTGGGAGATTTTCGCAACGCTTAGGGCGGCGTTACGGCTTGTCCTTTGGTTTTATGACAGGTGGTGTGGGCGCAATTGGTGTCATTATTGCGGCGAATATTGATAACGTTGCTTTGTTATTTATCTCGTTATTTATTTACGGCTCAGGTACGGCAACAAACTTGATCGCTCGCTATGCCGGGACAGATTTAGCCAACGAAAAACAGCGAGCAACCGCCATTAGTATCGCCATGGTCGCTACGACATTCGGTGCCGTGGCCGGGCCAAACCTCGTCACACCAATGGGACACGTCGCTGAGGCCATCGGCTTTCATCCATTGTCCGGACCCTTTATTCTCGCTGCGGTTGCTTACCTGTCGGCAGGGTTAACGATTCTATTGTTGATGAGACCGGACCCGTTATTAGTGGCACAAGCGATCGCTCGTCATCAGGCTAAGCTGGCGAAAGAGTCGACAGCTTCGGAAGTGACAGGTGTGGAGCATCGTATCAATCGCATCGGTGTCTTTGCGGGCGCTTCGTTACTCATTTTATCGCAAGTCGTGATGGTCGCCATTATGACGATGACGCCAGTCCATATGGAAAATCACGGCAGTGGATTAACCGCAATCGGCCTCGTTATCGGGCTTCACGTCGCAGCGATGTACTTACCCTCACTTGGGACGGGCATGCTCGTCGATCGTATTGGTAGAAACGTGATGGGAGTTGCCTCGGCGTTTACCTTAGCGGCCTCGGGGCTTTTAGCCGCATTTGCTCCTGGTGATTCTCTCGTTTGGCTCACGATTGCTTTAATGCTCTTAGGGCTTGGTTGGAATTTCGGCTTAATTAGCGGTACTGCAATTATTATTGACTCGACAAATATTCATACCCGCGCAAAAATGCAAGGCTCCATCGATGTCGGTGTCGCTTTAGGCGGCTCTTTTGGCAGCATTGTATCCGGAATTGTCGTCGCTCAATCAAGCTACGCAATTCTCGGATTTATCGGCACGTACGTTGCGCTTATGCTCATTCCGATCATTTATTGGACGCGGATGAAGGAAAAGCGCCAGCAGAATCGCAGTTTTTCGGCTTAA